One Sphingomonas sp. OV641 genomic window carries:
- the nusB gene encoding transcription antitermination factor NusB codes for MSRTAARTKARAAARLAATQALYQHEMEGTAMPALLHEFHHHRIGATIEGAEYAEADVAFFDDIVTGAHARMGEIDALIERKLASGWTLERLDKPMKAILRAGTYELLSRVDVPKGAVISEYVDVAHAFYERREAGFVNGLLDGIAREVRP; via the coding sequence ATGTCCCGTACCGCTGCCCGTACCAAGGCCCGCGCCGCCGCGCGCCTCGCCGCCACCCAGGCGCTTTATCAGCATGAGATGGAGGGCACCGCCATGCCCGCGCTCCTCCACGAATTCCACCACCACCGCATCGGCGCGACCATCGAGGGCGCGGAATATGCCGAGGCGGATGTGGCCTTCTTCGACGATATCGTGACCGGCGCGCATGCCCGCATGGGCGAGATCGATGCGCTGATCGAGCGCAAGCTGGCCAGCGGCTGGACGCTGGAGCGACTCGACAAGCCGATGAAGGCGATCCTGCGTGCCGGCACCTATGAACTGCTGTCGCGCGTGGACGTGCCCAAGGGCGCGGTGATCAGCGAATATGTCGATGTCGCCCATGCCTTTTACGAGCGGCGCGAGGCCGGTTTCGTGAATGGCCTGCTCGACGGGATCGCGCGCGAGGTGCGCCCCTGA
- a CDS encoding DUF4169 family protein, translating into MGEVINLRRARKAKARVDAQGRAAANRLAFGRTKAERAADAAEVDKRERALDGAKREE; encoded by the coding sequence ATGGGGGAAGTGATCAACCTCCGCCGGGCGCGCAAGGCCAAGGCGCGGGTTGATGCCCAAGGCCGGGCCGCCGCGAATCGCCTGGCGTTCGGCCGGACCAAGGCGGAGCGCGCGGCCGACGCGGCGGAGGTCGACAAGCGCGAGCGCGCGCTGGACGGTGCCAAGCGCGAGGAGTGA
- a CDS encoding MAPEG family protein produces the protein MLLPVTLVIAAACAVINIWLAVRLVRGRMSGKVMVGDGGDPALLAGMRAHANFVEYAPIVLILMALVELARGSQGMLWIIGAVFVLARIAHPLGMGRSAPNALRAGGAMATWVVTLVLAGWALAIAVDAGDTDAMTIVPVETAPRG, from the coding sequence GTGCTGCTGCCGGTCACGCTCGTCATCGCTGCGGCCTGCGCGGTGATCAACATCTGGCTTGCCGTGCGACTCGTGCGCGGTCGGATGAGCGGCAAGGTGATGGTGGGCGATGGCGGCGATCCTGCCCTGCTCGCGGGCATGCGCGCCCATGCCAATTTCGTCGAATATGCCCCCATCGTCTTGATCCTGATGGCGCTGGTCGAGCTGGCGCGTGGGTCACAGGGGATGTTGTGGATCATCGGCGCGGTATTCGTGCTGGCGCGAATCGCCCATCCGCTCGGCATGGGCCGCTCGGCACCCAATGCGCTGCGCGCCGGCGGCGCCATGGCGACATGGGTCGTAACGCTCGTCCTTGCTGGCTGGGCGCTGGCGATCGCGGTGGATGCGGGTGACACGGACGCGATGACGATCGTGCCGGTGGAGACGGCACCCAGGGGATGA
- the rpmF gene encoding 50S ribosomal protein L32 has translation MAVPKRKTSPSRRGMRRAHDALSVEAFQECPNCGELRRPHNLCTACGHYNGREVISVEG, from the coding sequence ATGGCCGTCCCCAAGCGAAAGACTTCCCCCTCCCGCCGTGGCATGCGCCGCGCTCATGACGCACTGTCGGTGGAGGCGTTCCAGGAGTGCCCGAACTGCGGTGAGCTGCGCCGTCCGCACAACCTGTGCACCGCCTGCGGCCACTATAATGGCCGTGAGGTCATCTCGGTCGAGGGCTGA
- the plsX gene encoding phosphate acyltransferase PlsX: MADSSWIAVDAMGGDEGVAVMLAGVARARHQFEGMKFLLVGDEAAIREGLKRHPNLSQNAEIVHAPDVIAGDEKAGQALRRAKTTSMGVAIDCVKQGRAAAAVSAGNTGALMAMAKLALRTMPGIDRPALAALLPTLGENDLVMLDLGANTEVETKNLVQFAVMGAAYARVTMDLDSPRVALLNIGSEDQKGTEEIRDAAAALRSAPHLPMTFTGFVEGDRLSRGEHDVIVCDGFSGNIALKTAEGTARFVADLLKRAFTSSVRSKIGFLISRPATQLLRDRLDPNNHNGAVFLGLNGLVLKSHGGANEIGVANAIGVAAKMVRADLTRRIAEDLRKFERQAA, translated from the coding sequence ATGGCCGACAGTTCCTGGATCGCCGTCGATGCGATGGGCGGCGACGAGGGGGTGGCGGTCATGCTGGCGGGCGTCGCGCGTGCGCGCCACCAGTTCGAGGGGATGAAGTTCCTTCTCGTGGGTGACGAGGCAGCGATTCGCGAGGGGCTGAAACGCCATCCGAATCTCAGCCAGAATGCCGAGATCGTTCACGCTCCCGATGTCATCGCGGGCGATGAGAAGGCCGGCCAGGCACTGCGCCGTGCCAAGACAACGTCGATGGGCGTCGCGATCGATTGCGTGAAGCAGGGTCGCGCCGCCGCGGCCGTGTCCGCGGGAAACACCGGCGCGCTGATGGCGATGGCGAAGCTGGCGCTGCGCACCATGCCCGGCATCGACCGCCCCGCCCTGGCCGCGCTGCTTCCCACGCTGGGCGAGAATGATCTCGTCATGCTCGACCTTGGTGCCAATACCGAGGTCGAGACCAAGAACCTCGTTCAGTTTGCGGTCATGGGCGCGGCTTATGCCCGGGTGACCATGGATCTCGACAGTCCGCGTGTGGCGCTGCTGAATATCGGCAGCGAGGATCAGAAGGGCACGGAGGAAATCCGCGACGCCGCTGCCGCGCTGCGCAGCGCGCCGCACCTGCCGATGACCTTCACCGGTTTCGTCGAAGGTGACCGGCTGTCGCGCGGCGAGCATGACGTGATCGTGTGCGATGGCTTTTCCGGCAACATCGCGCTGAAAACCGCTGAGGGCACCGCGCGCTTCGTCGCCGATCTGCTCAAGCGCGCCTTCACCAGCTCCGTCCGGTCCAAGATCGGTTTCCTGATTTCCCGTCCGGCGACGCAGTTGCTGCGCGATCGGCTGGACCCGAACAATCACAATGGTGCCGTCTTCCTGGGGCTGAACGGCCTGGTCCTGAAAAGCCATGGCGGCGCGAACGAGATCGGCGTGGCGAATGCGATTGGCGTCGCGGCCAAGATGGTACGCGCCGATCTGACCCGGCGAATCGCCGAGGACTTGCGGAAATTCGAGAGGCAGGCGGCATGA
- a CDS encoding beta-ketoacyl-ACP synthase III, giving the protein MIRSVITGTGSALPARRVSNADMAEMVDTTDEWIVERTGIRFRHIAGPEETTATLARDAASAALAAAGVLAQDIDLIVLATATPDQTFPSSATKVQAMLGIDDCVAFDVAAVCSGFLYAVQVADSMLRAGAHRRALVIGAETFSRILDWEDRTTCVLFGDGAGAIVLEAQDSDEAEGRGILASRLHADGRHNELLYVDGGPSTTGTVGKLRMKGREVFRHAVVNLAAVMEESLVVAGLTSEQVDWVVPHQANARILDATARKLGLPAEKVVMTVDQHANTSAASVPLALDTAVRDGRIRTGQIVVLEAMGGGFTWGAAVVRF; this is encoded by the coding sequence ATGATTCGCAGCGTCATCACCGGCACCGGATCGGCGCTGCCGGCGCGGCGCGTCTCGAATGCGGACATGGCGGAGATGGTGGACACCACCGACGAATGGATCGTCGAGCGGACCGGCATCCGTTTTCGCCATATTGCCGGGCCGGAGGAAACCACCGCCACCCTCGCCCGCGATGCGGCAAGCGCCGCTCTGGCAGCGGCAGGCGTGCTGGCGCAGGACATCGACCTCATCGTCCTTGCCACTGCCACTCCCGACCAGACCTTTCCGTCGAGCGCCACCAAGGTGCAGGCGATGCTGGGCATCGACGATTGTGTCGCCTTTGACGTCGCCGCCGTCTGCTCCGGCTTTCTCTATGCCGTGCAGGTGGCGGACAGCATGCTCCGCGCCGGCGCGCACCGCCGCGCGCTGGTGATCGGCGCGGAAACCTTCAGCCGCATCCTTGATTGGGAGGATCGCACCACCTGCGTCCTGTTCGGCGACGGCGCGGGTGCGATCGTGCTGGAGGCGCAGGACAGCGACGAGGCCGAGGGCCGCGGCATCCTCGCCAGCCGGCTGCACGCCGATGGCCGGCACAACGAACTGCTGTACGTCGATGGCGGCCCCTCCACGACGGGCACGGTCGGAAAGCTGCGCATGAAGGGCCGCGAGGTGTTCCGCCATGCCGTGGTCAATCTGGCCGCGGTGATGGAGGAGTCCTTGGTGGTGGCCGGCCTCACGTCCGAACAGGTCGACTGGGTCGTGCCGCATCAGGCCAATGCCCGCATCCTTGATGCCACCGCACGCAAGCTGGGGCTTCCGGCCGAAAAGGTGGTGATGACGGTGGACCAGCACGCCAACACATCCGCCGCATCGGTGCCGCTCGCGCTTGATACGGCGGTGCGCGATGGCCGGATACGCACCGGTCAGATCGTGGTTCTGGAGGCGATGGGCGGCGGCTTCACCTGGGGCGCCGCTGTCGTCCGTTTCTAG
- a CDS encoding integration host factor subunit alpha, producing the protein MSDAGTLTRADLAESLHRQVGLSRADSARLVEQILESLCGALSRGENVKISGFGTFVLRDKGERVGRNPKTGVEVPIAPRRVLTFRASQMMRDRIVNAGA; encoded by the coding sequence ATGAGTGATGCGGGCACGTTGACCAGGGCCGATCTGGCGGAATCGCTGCATCGCCAGGTGGGGCTGTCACGCGCTGATTCCGCTCGCCTGGTCGAGCAGATTCTGGAGTCGCTCTGCGGCGCATTGTCGCGCGGCGAGAATGTGAAGATCTCCGGCTTTGGCACCTTTGTCCTGCGCGACAAGGGCGAGCGGGTCGGCCGCAATCCCAAGACCGGCGTCGAAGTGCCGATCGCGCCGCGCCGGGTGCTTACCTTCCGGGCCAGCCAGATGATGCGCGACCGCATCGTCAACGCAGGCGCGTGA
- a CDS encoding MerR family transcriptional regulator codes for MSGNEKSDGAFRTIGEVATATGVAPHVLRYWETRFPELRPVTRAGNRRYYRPADVALIERIQRLLGTEGYTVKGVQKLLAAEGRGGKIVPPSAASEQSIDGESSPMNSVVAPETIEVIRSIRDRLQRALDAA; via the coding sequence GTGAGCGGAAACGAAAAGTCCGACGGTGCCTTTCGCACCATTGGGGAGGTAGCCACGGCGACCGGCGTCGCTCCCCATGTGCTGCGTTACTGGGAAACGCGCTTTCCCGAACTGCGCCCGGTCACGCGCGCGGGCAACCGGCGTTATTATCGCCCTGCCGATGTCGCGCTGATCGAGCGTATCCAGCGCCTGCTGGGAACCGAGGGCTATACGGTGAAGGGCGTGCAGAAGCTGCTGGCGGCGGAAGGCCGTGGCGGCAAGATCGTGCCCCCGTCTGCGGCGTCGGAGCAGTCGATCGACGGCGAGTCTTCTCCGATGAATTCCGTGGTGGCCCCAGAGACGATCGAGGTGATCCGCTCCATTCGCGATCGCCTGCAACGCGCGCTGGACGCCGCCTGA
- the thiD gene encoding bifunctional hydroxymethylpyrimidine kinase/phosphomethylpyrimidine kinase, whose amino-acid sequence MPVSRPGTSRILIVAGSDSGGGAGIQADIRTVTMLGGHPMTAITAITAQNTLGVQAVHPVPAAMVVEQMRSCLDDIGADAVKIGMIGSADTAQRVADVLEPLASTGLPIVFDPVMIATSGSVLADPATIAAFARLMRAATLITPNAPELAALTGRHVETESDALIAGRDLARSTGAAVLAKGGHLSPASAGQVGAATGEPGDLVADHLILPDGTDLAWTDPRIESQHTHGTGCTLASAVAEGLGRGHPLPDAIARARRFVRIALREAPGLGAGHGPMGHHRVRLDCDLGGATPNQVTLPASDHAASVAFYQALGLHMIVESDGRYARFESAGGTTLSIEAADEVEGWPIIFLEVADLDAAIASARAHGIAVSDTRAESWGWREARLNDPAGNRLCLYVAGENRRFPPWRIG is encoded by the coding sequence GTGCCCGTCTCACGGCCGGGCACCAGCCGCATCCTGATCGTCGCCGGTTCCGATTCGGGCGGCGGCGCCGGCATCCAGGCGGATATCCGCACCGTCACGATGCTGGGCGGCCATCCGATGACCGCGATCACCGCGATCACCGCGCAGAATACCCTGGGAGTGCAGGCGGTGCATCCCGTGCCCGCCGCGATGGTGGTGGAGCAGATGCGCTCCTGTCTCGACGATATCGGCGCCGATGCGGTGAAGATCGGCATGATCGGATCGGCAGACACCGCCCAACGGGTCGCCGACGTGCTGGAGCCGCTGGCATCCACCGGCCTGCCAATCGTGTTCGATCCGGTGATGATCGCGACCTCAGGCTCGGTGCTGGCCGATCCGGCGACGATCGCGGCCTTCGCCCGGCTGATGCGGGCGGCAACGCTCATCACGCCCAATGCACCGGAACTGGCAGCGCTGACCGGCAGACACGTCGAGACTGAAAGCGACGCCTTGATCGCCGGCCGCGATCTTGCCCGGTCCACCGGCGCGGCGGTGCTGGCGAAGGGCGGGCATTTGTCGCCGGCGTCGGCCGGACAGGTCGGAGCAGCCACAGGCGAGCCTGGCGACCTTGTGGCAGACCATCTCATCCTGCCCGACGGCACCGATCTGGCCTGGACCGACCCGCGGATCGAATCGCAGCATACGCACGGCACCGGCTGCACGCTGGCGAGCGCGGTGGCGGAGGGGCTGGGGCGCGGCCATCCCCTGCCGGACGCCATTGCGCGCGCACGCCGCTTCGTGCGGATCGCGCTTCGAGAGGCGCCGGGTCTTGGCGCTGGTCACGGCCCGATGGGGCATCACAGGGTGCGGCTCGATTGCGACCTCGGCGGCGCGACCCCCAACCAGGTGACCCTGCCGGCCAGCGACCATGCGGCGAGTGTCGCCTTCTACCAGGCGCTCGGGCTCCACATGATCGTGGAGAGTGACGGCCGTTATGCCCGGTTCGAGAGTGCCGGGGGCACCACCCTGTCGATTGAGGCGGCCGATGAGGTGGAGGGCTGGCCGATCATCTTCCTTGAGGTTGCGGATCTTGACGCCGCGATCGCATCGGCGCGCGCGCACGGGATCGCGGTGTCCGATACCAGAGCGGAGTCCTGGGGGTGGCGCGAGGCGCGGCTGAACGATCCGGCGGGGAACCGCCTGTGCCTGTATGTCGCGGGAGAGAACCGGCGCTTTCCGCCGTGGCGCATCGGCTGA
- a CDS encoding DUF1272 domain-containing protein gives MLEMRPDCERCGTDLPADEGGAFICSFECTFCADCADALDERCPNCGGELLDRPARVGAALKKHPASTKRHFAG, from the coding sequence ATGCTGGAAATGCGCCCTGATTGCGAACGCTGTGGCACCGATCTGCCCGCCGATGAGGGCGGTGCCTTCATCTGTTCGTTCGAATGCACCTTCTGCGCGGACTGCGCCGATGCGCTGGACGAGCGCTGTCCCAATTGCGGCGGCGAGCTGCTCGATCGGCCGGCGCGGGTCGGCGCAGCGCTGAAGAAGCACCCGGCCTCCACCAAGCGCCACTTCGCCGGTTGA
- a CDS encoding thioesterase family protein, giving the protein MPRPGFAFSSAFKVRYAEIDGQRVVFNSRYLEYADVAVTEFWDWTGIAKALGDTWRDMEFHVRRANVDYLKPLMLGDTVDTSVRIERIGSSSVTKRFEIANQHGKLCNVIELVSVNVHLPTGRPVPIEGEVRSFLEALVVAQPDRVA; this is encoded by the coding sequence ATGCCCCGCCCCGGCTTCGCTTTCTCCAGCGCCTTCAAGGTCCGTTATGCGGAGATCGACGGGCAGCGAGTCGTCTTCAACTCGCGTTACCTGGAATATGCCGATGTCGCGGTCACCGAATTCTGGGACTGGACAGGGATCGCAAAGGCGCTGGGCGATACATGGCGCGACATGGAATTTCATGTCCGCCGCGCCAACGTCGATTACCTGAAGCCGCTGATGCTCGGCGATACGGTGGACACGTCCGTTCGGATCGAGCGGATCGGCTCCTCCAGCGTGACCAAAAGGTTCGAGATCGCCAACCAGCATGGGAAGCTGTGCAACGTCATCGAACTGGTGAGCGTCAACGTTCACTTGCCGACCGGCCGCCCGGTGCCGATCGAGGGCGAGGTGCGTAGCTTTCTCGAAGCGCTGGTGGTGGCACAGCCTGATCGAGTGGCCTAA
- a CDS encoding sulfite exporter TauE/SafE family protein, whose product MIGYDPLYSLAGILVGMLVGLTGVGGGSLMTPLLVLAFGFHPATAVGTDLIYASATKTVGGAVHGLRGTVDWKIVRRLAAGSLPAATVTLLLLSRSTERGADSGATIAFVLGLALVCTAAATFFRARIVAAIGPSFRGMAPRTLALWTVVLGVVLGVLVSLTSVGAGALGMTALLLLYPAAPVSRLVGSDIAHAVPLTLIAGVGHWWLGSVDVMLLLSLLAGSIPGIVIGSLIASRVTDRVLTPILAATLAVVGFKLIL is encoded by the coding sequence ATGATCGGCTATGATCCGCTATATTCCCTCGCCGGAATCCTGGTGGGGATGCTCGTCGGACTGACCGGCGTGGGAGGCGGATCGCTGATGACGCCGCTGCTCGTGCTGGCCTTCGGCTTTCACCCGGCAACGGCGGTCGGCACCGACCTGATCTACGCCTCCGCCACCAAGACGGTCGGCGGCGCGGTGCATGGCCTGCGCGGCACGGTGGACTGGAAGATCGTTCGCCGCCTCGCCGCCGGCAGCCTGCCGGCCGCCACGGTGACGTTGCTGCTGCTCAGCCGAAGCACGGAGCGCGGCGCGGACAGCGGCGCCACGATCGCGTTCGTGCTCGGGCTGGCGCTGGTCTGTACCGCCGCGGCGACTTTCTTCCGGGCCCGCATCGTGGCCGCGATCGGCCCCAGCTTCCGCGGCATGGCGCCGCGCACGCTTGCCCTCTGGACGGTGGTGCTCGGCGTCGTGCTGGGCGTGCTCGTCTCGCTCACCTCGGTCGGCGCCGGGGCGCTCGGCATGACGGCGCTCCTGCTGCTGTACCCGGCCGCGCCGGTCAGCCGGCTGGTCGGATCGGATATCGCCCATGCCGTGCCGCTGACGCTGATCGCCGGGGTCGGCCATTGGTGGCTCGGCTCGGTCGACGTCATGCTGCTCCTGTCGCTGCTGGCAGGATCGATCCCCGGCATCGTGATCGGCAGCTTGATCGCATCACGCGTGACGGACCGGGTGCTGACGCCGATCCTCGCCGCCACGCTGGCGGTGGTCGGCTTCAAGCTGATCCTCTAG
- a CDS encoding LL-diaminopimelate aminotransferase: protein MSDEFYRIKRLPPYVIAEVNAMRAQARAAGEDIIDLGMGNPDLPPPPHVIAKLVEVAQKPDAHGYSASKGIPGLRRAQANYYGRRFGVDIDPETEVVVTMGSKEGLASLATAITAPGDVILAPNPSYPIHTFGFIIAGATIRAVPTTPDEHYFESLERAMAFTVPRPSILVVNYPSNPTAEAVDLAFYERLVAWARDNQVWIISDLAYSELYYDGNPTPSIMQVKGAKDVAIEFTSLSKTYSMAGWRIGFAVGNKTLIAAMTRVKSYLDYGAFTPIQAAACAALNGPQDIVEQNRRLYHKRRDVMVESFARAGWEIPSPRASMFAWAPLPPALAHMGSLEFSKQLLTHAKVAVAPGVGYGENGEGFVRIAMVENEQRLRQAARNVKKYLASMGVNVPARNAG from the coding sequence ATGTCCGACGAATTCTACCGCATCAAGCGCCTGCCGCCCTATGTGATCGCTGAAGTCAATGCGATGCGGGCCCAGGCGCGCGCGGCGGGTGAGGACATCATTGATCTTGGCATGGGCAATCCGGATCTGCCCCCGCCGCCGCATGTGATCGCGAAGCTGGTCGAGGTGGCGCAGAAGCCGGATGCGCACGGCTATTCGGCGTCCAAGGGCATTCCGGGTCTCCGCCGTGCCCAGGCGAATTATTATGGCCGCCGCTTCGGCGTGGACATCGACCCCGAGACGGAAGTCGTGGTGACGATGGGCTCGAAGGAGGGCCTTGCCAGCCTCGCCACCGCGATCACCGCGCCGGGCGATGTGATCCTTGCGCCCAATCCGAGCTACCCGATCCACACCTTCGGCTTCATCATCGCGGGCGCGACGATCCGCGCCGTGCCGACGACGCCCGACGAGCATTATTTCGAAAGCCTCGAGCGCGCGATGGCCTTTACCGTGCCGCGCCCGAGCATCCTGGTCGTCAACTATCCGTCGAACCCGACCGCGGAGGCGGTGGACCTTGCCTTCTACGAGCGGCTGGTCGCCTGGGCGCGCGACAATCAGGTCTGGATCATTTCCGACCTCGCTTATTCGGAGCTGTATTACGACGGCAATCCGACGCCCTCGATCATGCAGGTAAAGGGCGCCAAGGACGTGGCGATCGAATTCACCTCGCTCAGCAAAACCTATTCCATGGCCGGCTGGCGGATCGGCTTCGCGGTGGGCAACAAGACGCTGATCGCGGCCATGACGCGGGTGAAGTCGTATCTCGATTACGGCGCCTTTACCCCGATCCAGGCGGCCGCCTGTGCCGCGCTGAACGGGCCGCAGGACATCGTGGAGCAGAACCGTCGCCTCTACCACAAGCGCCGCGACGTGATGGTGGAGAGCTTCGCGCGTGCCGGATGGGAGATTCCAAGCCCGCGCGCGTCCATGTTCGCCTGGGCGCCCTTGCCCCCGGCGCTGGCGCATATGGGCAGCCTGGAGTTCTCCAAGCAGCTACTCACCCATGCCAAGGTCGCGGTGGCGCCGGGGGTCGGCTATGGTGAGAACGGGGAGGGCTTCGTTCGCATCGCCATGGTCGAGAATGAACAGCGGCTGCGCCAGGCGGCGCGCAACGTGAAGAAGTATCTCGCCAGCATGGGCGTGAACGTACCGGCGCGGAACGCCGGTTGA
- a CDS encoding alpha/beta hydrolase has product MTDQPAPPNLADLQHWTWVIGRAQQMMLEQGLAMTDARAAQGSAPPDGPGGKAGDFWSESLSLWQQFLATSIAPQPAPAPGGRVDKRFAAAAWHQNPLFAWIRQSYELLADHLLRSVDTLAGVDDKQRAQLRFVMRGFVDALSPTNFPLTNPEVIERTLAMRGENLLKGLQHMLADISRGQMTHTPADAFELGRNLATTPGKVIHRTPLFELIHYAPTTPEVLATPVVIFPPWINRFYILDLTPEKSFIRWCLDQGISVFMVSWKSADASMKDVVWADYIAAQIEAVDVIRGLLDVPSVHTIGYCVAGTTLAATLALLAARGQSDKVASATFFTAQVDFGRAGDLKSFVSDEQLQMLAALSPEGYLDGRFMAATFNLLRGRDLIWNYVTNNYLLGNDYVPFDLLYWNGDTTNLPVRWHQDYLCDLYRDNLLVSPGALCVDDTPLDLGTVTTPSFVQAGREDHIAPAESVWEITRHFRGPVEFVLAGSGHIAGVVNPPTAGKYQYWTNEAPVESLDEFVAGATETKGSWWPHWLGWLHGQGDDKVAAQGARLPGGGTLPALEDAPGSYVRAR; this is encoded by the coding sequence ATGACCGACCAGCCCGCGCCGCCGAACCTTGCCGACCTTCAGCATTGGACCTGGGTGATCGGCCGCGCGCAGCAGATGATGCTGGAACAGGGGCTCGCCATGACCGACGCCCGCGCCGCCCAGGGCTCGGCGCCCCCGGATGGCCCAGGGGGCAAAGCAGGCGATTTCTGGTCGGAGAGCCTGTCGCTGTGGCAGCAGTTCCTGGCCACCAGCATCGCTCCCCAGCCCGCGCCGGCGCCCGGCGGACGCGTGGACAAGCGCTTCGCCGCGGCCGCCTGGCATCAGAACCCGCTGTTCGCCTGGATCCGTCAATCCTACGAACTGCTTGCCGATCACCTGCTGCGCAGCGTCGATACGCTGGCGGGCGTGGACGACAAGCAGCGGGCGCAGCTTCGGTTCGTCATGCGCGGGTTCGTCGATGCGCTCAGCCCGACGAACTTTCCGCTCACCAACCCCGAAGTGATCGAGCGCACGTTGGCAATGCGCGGCGAAAATCTGCTGAAGGGGCTGCAGCATATGCTGGCGGACATCAGCCGCGGGCAGATGACGCACACGCCGGCAGACGCATTCGAGCTCGGCCGCAACCTTGCCACCACGCCGGGCAAGGTGATCCATCGCACGCCCTTGTTCGAGCTGATCCATTACGCGCCCACCACGCCAGAGGTGCTGGCCACGCCGGTCGTCATCTTCCCGCCCTGGATCAACCGTTTCTACATCCTGGATCTCACGCCTGAGAAAAGCTTCATCCGCTGGTGCCTGGACCAGGGGATCAGCGTCTTCATGGTCTCCTGGAAGTCGGCTGACGCCAGCATGAAGGACGTTGTCTGGGCCGATTATATCGCGGCGCAGATCGAGGCGGTGGACGTGATCCGCGGTCTGCTGGACGTCCCGTCGGTCCATACGATCGGCTATTGCGTTGCCGGCACGACGTTGGCCGCGACGCTGGCGCTGCTGGCCGCGCGCGGGCAGTCCGACAAGGTGGCGAGCGCCACCTTCTTCACCGCTCAGGTGGATTTCGGCCGCGCCGGCGACCTCAAGAGCTTCGTCAGCGACGAACAATTGCAGATGCTCGCCGCATTGTCGCCAGAGGGGTATCTCGACGGCCGATTCATGGCCGCGACGTTCAATCTGCTGCGCGGGCGCGACCTGATCTGGAATTACGTCACCAACAATTACCTGCTCGGCAATGACTATGTGCCGTTCGACCTTCTCTACTGGAACGGGGACACCACCAACCTGCCGGTGCGATGGCACCAGGACTATCTGTGCGACCTGTACCGCGACAATCTGCTCGTCTCGCCCGGCGCGCTTTGCGTCGACGACACTCCGCTGGATCTCGGCACGGTGACCACGCCCTCCTTCGTTCAGGCGGGGCGCGAGGATCATATCGCGCCGGCCGAAAGCGTGTGGGAGATAACCCGCCACTTTCGCGGGCCCGTCGAATTCGTGCTGGCGGGATCGGGCCATATCGCCGGGGTGGTGAACCCGCCAACCGCCGGCAAATATCAATATTGGACCAACGAGGCCCCGGTGGAATCGCTCGATGAGTTCGTCGCCGGCGCCACCGAGACCAAGGGAAGCTGGTGGCCGCACTGGCTCGGCTGGCTACATGGTCAGGGAGACGACAAAGTTGCCGCGCAGGGCGCGCGTCTGCCCGGCGGCGGCACCCTCCCGGCGTTGGAGGACGCACCAGGCAGCTATGTGCGGGCCCGCTAA
- a CDS encoding phasin family protein, translated as MVEAFQSVTEQTKAMFAQANERAKTQMEQGAKAFEDMNAFTKSNVEAIVESSKIAARGFEQMGQDAATYMKSSYESATGMFRSMAAIKSPTELFQLQSDFARSSFDAFVAQTSRSTEAALKLAGEIAQPISNRVAVTIDKAKPAA; from the coding sequence ATGGTTGAAGCATTTCAGTCGGTGACCGAACAGACAAAGGCGATGTTTGCGCAGGCAAACGAGCGCGCCAAGACCCAGATGGAGCAGGGCGCCAAGGCGTTCGAGGACATGAACGCATTCACCAAGAGCAACGTCGAGGCGATTGTTGAATCGTCCAAGATCGCGGCCCGCGGCTTCGAACAGATGGGCCAGGACGCGGCGACCTACATGAAGAGCTCGTACGAGAGCGCCACCGGCATGTTCCGCTCGATGGCCGCGATCAAGTCGCCGACGGAGCTGTTCCAGCTGCAGAGCGACTTCGCGCGTTCGTCGTTCGACGCCTTTGTCGCGCAGACCTCGCGCTCGACCGAAGCGGCGCTGAAGCTGGCCGGCGAAATCGCTCAGCCGATCTCGAACCGCGTTGCGGTTACCATCGATAAGGCGAAGCCCGCCGCCTGA